The following proteins are encoded in a genomic region of Triticum dicoccoides isolate Atlit2015 ecotype Zavitan chromosome 1B, WEW_v2.0, whole genome shotgun sequence:
- the LOC119328304 gene encoding uncharacterized protein LOC119328304, with product MVSGGKGGVLPLASLNHISIVCKSVEESLDFYMNVLGFTPIRRPGSFDFDGAWLFNYGIGIHLLQSERPDSLPAKEINPKDNHISFQCESMVAVERRLKELGIPYIQRCVEEGGIYVDQIFFHDPDGFMIEICNCDNLPVVPLADQTFAMAACKRVASVKQQQVPMPVAQVAQATPAPTAAAASQCIPAPNPALQRVGGEEAAHISCA from the exons ATGGTGAGCGGCGGCAAGGGCGGCGTGCTGCCGCTGGCGTCCCTGAACCACATCAGCATAGTGTGCAAGTCGGTGGAGGAGTCGCTCGACTTCTACATGAACGTCCTCGGGTTCACCCCCATCCGCCGGCCCGGCTCCTTCGACTTCGACGGCGCATG GCTGTTCAACTACGGGATCGGCATCCACCTGCTGCAGTCGGAGCGTCCCGACAGCTTACCAGCGAAGGAGATCAACCCCAAGGATAACCACATCTCCTTCCAG TGCGAGAGCATGGTGGCGGTGGAGCGGCGGCTCAAGGAGCTGGGCATCCCATACATCCAGCGGTGCGTGGAGGAGGGCGGCATCTACGTGGACCAGATCTTCTTCCACGACCCCGACGGCTTCATGATCGAGATCTGCAACTGCGACAACCTCCCGGTCGTCCCGCTCGCCGACCAGACCTTCGCCATGGCCGCCTGCAAGAGGGTCGCCTCCGTCAAGCAGCAGCAGGTGCCCATGCCGGTCGCACAAGTAGCGCAAGCAACCCCTGCTCCCACGGCGGCCGCGGCTTCGCAGTGCATTCCCGCGCCGAACCCGGCCTTGCAGcgcgtcggcggcgaggaggcggcgcataTCTCGTGCGCGTGA